Proteins encoded by one window of Carassius auratus strain Wakin chromosome 8, ASM336829v1, whole genome shotgun sequence:
- the LOC113107771 gene encoding PR domain zinc finger protein 2-like isoform X2 — MWRSNEIMEEERPSMPSEVILQHPEVQDAHADDTALHSISEPDEEEIEKGIGGGIGVKMDSKDKQNGRQTVSQNLANQTCQTSATELPLNDTKTDLEPGSKPQRKLPCPRCERRFATSQGLQRHIQTHALSTCHTQRFKCSRCRRSFSTLFSHRRHEKRHENRNRKTVDLTDNPCTASQNVHGSAEPLKTASQNPEPNKCINAADGEQKDDKNSDAKAAHVCKYCKKAFRTHTSLRRHQRRIHERHLLPRAVYKKVSIIQEPEGQPLVEMAQDNHTATSQCVEDIDQEREYMVDISSNISENLSFYIDGKIVSTSAVGNCEVIEMNSGGSAVIGLNAVLISPAQISQALKLETITSSFTSDLSGQSSTRRRTSTPPLLPQIKTELESESILSTSSSSLSCLTLSSTSGAPLVTAHLPQCIETVAFNEEKTVHLSPKLKQILQNQDGSKLAFALIADGQKLGPPLSLTVLPATTTRYKRRTTSPPSSPQKTLDVNIEKQDQDSTEAKKSKLESHRLGNEEPEPLNSPIDSSDGAPMQQQVLPLDCSVSRTGGNSCNQQPLDLSNSVVNRENSEALAESILDLSISGKSSDCDSAGVYLTQPALRKSKPNSSMLQKVLMNEYGGEDVPSVEAPAAEGVLSVPDIANLAVVAVSDAGPPKPEKFLFELALPPASINPTPSLLAPVSIHPVTPVPPPQCSPSSSPTFVSFLSTPTVEPSQDIQTLHSAFVVSENVATTGSVEDCADNSVHLSQGDMKVTIPGWGSSAPEGLETLIPAVPSLSLQSPHWVADPAVCELAQRTLVVDSVLASDAQIFSSSLPGNQSNVTSLAFPPNTVVIEYTVAVQSTENILPALQHNSLPCLSDIIPVDALEQEPHVSSEPQPLSPDTTLLPETSTQSAPTEQSTSSTDSKLTHTASTGAVEAESDENGQENVQFSDCSKQENKVEEELPPLHPFCKNFMCNVCEQPFQSMKILSQHVGEHSEEWPYKCEFCVQLFESDTGLLEHRSSYHGIGKIYVCKACSKEFAFLCNLEQHQRDLHPGQESSHTEAVHGKLRPENHNNPKTDMADLGLPVTEIKQEPDNTALKVDNDSLDNTSEELFTTIKIMASGGVKTKGPDVRLGINQHYPSFKPPPFPYHNRTPSETTAASATNFTTHNIPQTFSTAIRCTKCGKSFDNMPELHKHILACANASDKKRYTPKKNPIPLKRFAKAQNGVLSPARIVNGKQNFSQKVSQPRKLNFHESPVRIKMSILNKKKSQLVQRGRPAGGRKAFAQDDLGLFACPHCRREFTYNASLKKHVAFSCPMRPASRNSKKRALSIVSAQENNGSLRRQIANMSAKPQVSDHEPKTITKNQIIKQNAAVDTTQDFRFKRSTILSTSVVQSSKKGKPMELKSGFMPQLASKQIVISSVAQVNSQEPGVRVNVLSRKMEQRVGDMKIQPRREERLSLRLRKRVGPITRSVQQASTTTTVLKQPDSHNIIMHPVVLQVKK; from the exons ATGTGGAGAtcaaatgaaa TTATGGAAGAGGAGAGGCCTAGTATGCCATCAGAGGTTATTCTCCAGCACCCTGAGGTTCAAGATGCCCACGCTGATGATACTGCACTTCACAGCATCTCGGAGCCAGATGAGGAAGAGATAGAAAAGGGGATAGGAGGAGGAATAGGTGTGAAGATGGACAGCAAAGACAAACAGAACGGAAGACAGACTGTGTCCCAAAATCTAGCTAATCAAACCTGTCAGACAAGTGCAACTGAGTTGCCTTTAAATGACACTAAGACTGACCTTGAACCTGGTAGTAAACCCCAGCGTAAATTACCCTGCCCTCGCTGTGAGAGAAGGTTTGCGACTAGTCAAGGCCTGCAGCGTCACATACAAACACATGCCCTTTCAACCTGCCACACACAGCGTTTTAAATGCAGTCGCTGCAGAAGGAGTTTCAGTACATTGTTTAGTCATCGGAGGCATGAGAAAAGACATGAAAATAGAAACAGGAAGACGGTTGATCTCACAGATAACCCTTGCACTGCAAGTCAGAATGTGCATGGCAGTGCTGAACCTCTGAAAACAGCATCACAGAACCCAGAGCCAAACAAGTGCATTAATGCAGCTGATGGTGAACAAAAGGATGATAAAAACAGTGATGCCAAAGCCGCACATGTCTGCAAGTACTGCAAAAAAGCATTTAGGACTCATACTAGTTTAAGGAGACATCAGCGCAGGATCCATGAGCGCCATCTTCTTCCTAGAGCAGTTTATAAAAAGGTCAGTATTATTCAAGAACCTGAAGGACAGCCGCTTGTTGAGATGGCACAAGACAACCATACTGCTACCTCACAGTGTGTAGAAGACATTGATCAGGAAAGGGAGTACATGGTTGACATCTCCAGTAACATTTCAGAGAATCTCAGCTTTTACATAGATGGGAAAATTGTCTCCACAAGTGCTGTAGGTAACTGTGAGGTGATTGAGATGAACTCTGGTGGCTCTGCTGTGATCGGATTAAATGCTGTTCTAATCAGTCCAGCTCAGATTTCACAAGCTCTTAAATTAGAAACCATTACCAGTAGTTTTACCTCTGACTTGTCTGGGCAGTCTTCAACCAGACGCAGGACATCTACACCACCTTTACTcccacaaataaaaacagaattagagTCTGAATCCATCTTGAGTACCTCCTCATCTTCCTTGTCATGCTTGACACTGTCCTCTACGTCTGGAGCTCCGCTGGTCACTGCTCATTTACCTCAGTGCATTGAGACAGTTGcctttaatgaggaaaaaactgTCCATCTGTCTCCCAAACTCAAGCAGATCCTTCAGAATCAGGATGGCAGTAAACTGGCATTTGCATTGATTGCTGATGGCCAAAAACTGGGTCCTCCCTTATCCCTGACTGTTTTACCTGCAACAACAACTAGATATAAGAGAAGGACAACCTCCCCTCCGAGCTCACCACAGAAAACCCTTGATGTGAATATAGAAAAGCAAGATCAAGATTCTACAGAAGCAAAGAAGTCAAAGTTGGAGAGCCACAGGTTGGGCAATGAAGAACCTGAGCCTTTGAATTCACCTATAGATAGCTCTGATGGAGCTCCAATGCAGCAACAGGTATTGCCTTTGGACTGCTCTGTATCAAGAACAGGCGGAAACTCTTGCAATCAACAGCCACTGGACCTCTCAAATTCTGTGGTTAATCGAGAGAACAGCGAGGCTTTAGCAGAGTCCATCCTGGACTTAAGTATTAGTGGAAAGAGTTCAGACTGTGACTCAGCTGGAGTCTATCTCACACAGCCTGCTTTAAGGAAGAGTAAACCTAACTCTAGTATGCTTCAGAAGGTGCTAATGAATGAGTATGGTGGGGAAGATGTTCCTTCCGTTGAAGCTCCAGCTGCTGAAGGTGTCCTCAGTGTCCCTGACATAGCAAATCTTGCAGTTGTGGCAGTGTCTGATGCAGGTCCACCAAAACCCGAAAAGTTTTTGTTTGAGTTGGCTCTTCCTCCTGCTTCAATCAATCCAACCCCTTCACTGCTCGCTCCAGTCAGTATCCATCCAGTTACCCCAGTCCCACCACCTCAGTGTTCACCTTCTTCATCTCCAACCTTTGTGTCCTTTCTATCAACTCCCACAGTGGAACCCAGTCAGGACATTCAAACTCTTCATTCAGCCTTTGTGGTATCTGAAAATGTAGCTACCACAGGGTCTGTAGAAGACTGCGCGGATAATTCTGTACATCTTTCACAGGGTGATATGAAAGTGACAATCCCTGGCTGGGGGTCCTCTGCTCCTGAAGGTCTGGAAACCCTTATACCTGCAGTCCCTTCACTGAGTTTACAAAGCCCTCACTGGGTTGCTGATCCTGCTGTATGTGAACTAGCTCAAAGAACATTGGTTGTAGACTCTGTATTAGCTTCTGATGCACAGATATTTTCTTCATCTCTGCCTGGGAACCAGTCCAACGTCACGTCCTTGGCTTTTCCTCCAAACACTGTTGTTATTGAGTATACAGTTGCAGTGCAATCAACAGAAAATATTCTTCCAGCTCTCCAACATAATTCCCTTCCATGTCTCTCAGATATAATTCCTGTCGATGCATTAGAGCAAGAACCTCATGTCTCATCTGAGCCACAACCTCTCAGTCCTGACACCACCCTATTACCTGAAACCTCCACACAGTCAGCCCCAACAGAGCAGTCAACAAGCTCTACAGATAGTAAACTGACCCACACTGCTTCCACCGGTGCTGTTGAAGCCGAGAGCGATGAGAATGGACAGGAAAATGTACAGTTCTCTGATTGTTCTAAGCAGGAAAACAAAGTTGAAGAAGAGTTACCTCCCTTGCATCCTTTTTGCAAGAACTTCATGTGCAATGTTTGTGAACAGCCCTTCCAGTCCATGAAGATTCTTAGTCAACATGTTGGTGAGCACTCAGAAGAGTGGCCctataaatgtgaattttgtgtgcagtTGTTTGAAAGTGACACAGGTTTGCTGGAGCACCGTTCCAGTTATCATGGCATTGGTAAAATTTATGTTTGTAAAGCATGTTCTAAGGAATTTGCTTTTCTCTGCAACTTGGAACAGCATCAGCGAGATCTCCATCCTGGTCAAGAGAGCTCACACACCGAAGCAGTACATGGTAAGTTAAGGCCTGAAAACCATAACAATCCCAAAACCGACATGGCTGACCTAGGCCTTCCAGTCACAGAAATTAAGCAAGAACCTGACAACACAGCCTTAAAGGTCGACAATGATTCCCTGGACAACACTTCTGAGGAACTGTTCACAACAATTAAAATCATGGCATCTGGAGGGGTCAAAACAAAAGGTCCAGATGTACGATTAGGAATTAACCAACATTACCCAAGTTTCAAACCGCCTCCTTTTCCATACCACAATCGGACACCATCTGAAACTACGGCAGCATCGGCCACTAACTTCACCACCCATAACATCCCTCAGACCTTCAGCACAGCCATTCGTTGCACCAAATGTGGTAAGAGCTTTGACAACATGCCTGAACTGCACAAGCACATCTTAGCCTGTGCTAATGCAAGTGACAAGAAGCGATACACCCCTAAAAAGAACCCTATACCACTTAAGCGGTTTGCAAAAGCGCAAAATGGGGTGTTATCACCTGCACGGATTGTTAATGGTAAGCAAAATTTCTCGCAAAAGGTCAGCCAACCAAGAAAACTGAACTTTCATGAATCGCCAGTTAGGATAAAAATGAGTATTCTGAATAAGAAGAAATCTCAGCTGGTGCAAAGGGGCAGACCTGCTGGGGGAAGAAAGGCCTTTGCTCAGGATGACCTGGGCCTTTTTGCATGTCCTCATTGTAGGAGAGAGTTTACATACAATGCTAGTTTAAAGAAACACGTAGCTTTTAGCTGTCCCATGAGACCGGCCAGTAGAAACTCCAAAAAAAGAGCACTCAGCATTGTTTCAGCACAGGAGAACAACGGGAGCCTTCGCAGACAAATTGCAAACATGAGCGCAAAGCCACAAGTGTCAGACCATGagccaaaaacaataacaaagaatCAGATCATTAAGCAAAATGCAGCAGTTGATACCACTCAGGATTTTAGGTTTAAAAGATCTACCATTCTGTCAACATCTGTGGTTCAGTCTAGTAAAAAGGGCAAGCCTATGGAGCTAAAGAGTGGCTTTATGCCACAGCTGGCTTCAAAGCAGATAGTCATCTCATCTGTCGCTCAGGTTAACTCTCAGGAGCCAGGTGTTCGGGTAAATGTTTTAAGTAGAAAAATGGAGCAGAGAGTGGGTGACATGAAGATACAGCCCAGAAGAGAAGAGCGTTTGTCTCTGAGGTTGAGAAAGAGAGTAGGGCCTATTACTCGCAGTGTGCAGCAGGCCAGCACCACAACAACAGTCCTGAAACAGCCAGACAGTCACAACATCATCATGCACCCTGTTGTTCTCCAAGTCAAGAAATGA
- the LOC113107771 gene encoding PR domain zinc finger protein 2-like isoform X1 yields MVICCPCASRVIFHVTIQVHDISHMRLVISAVCSSERPARAHQTQAARRHNKAVMEEERPSMPSEVILQHPEVQDAHADDTALHSISEPDEEEIEKGIGGGIGVKMDSKDKQNGRQTVSQNLANQTCQTSATELPLNDTKTDLEPGSKPQRKLPCPRCERRFATSQGLQRHIQTHALSTCHTQRFKCSRCRRSFSTLFSHRRHEKRHENRNRKTVDLTDNPCTASQNVHGSAEPLKTASQNPEPNKCINAADGEQKDDKNSDAKAAHVCKYCKKAFRTHTSLRRHQRRIHERHLLPRAVYKKVSIIQEPEGQPLVEMAQDNHTATSQCVEDIDQEREYMVDISSNISENLSFYIDGKIVSTSAVGNCEVIEMNSGGSAVIGLNAVLISPAQISQALKLETITSSFTSDLSGQSSTRRRTSTPPLLPQIKTELESESILSTSSSSLSCLTLSSTSGAPLVTAHLPQCIETVAFNEEKTVHLSPKLKQILQNQDGSKLAFALIADGQKLGPPLSLTVLPATTTRYKRRTTSPPSSPQKTLDVNIEKQDQDSTEAKKSKLESHRLGNEEPEPLNSPIDSSDGAPMQQQVLPLDCSVSRTGGNSCNQQPLDLSNSVVNRENSEALAESILDLSISGKSSDCDSAGVYLTQPALRKSKPNSSMLQKVLMNEYGGEDVPSVEAPAAEGVLSVPDIANLAVVAVSDAGPPKPEKFLFELALPPASINPTPSLLAPVSIHPVTPVPPPQCSPSSSPTFVSFLSTPTVEPSQDIQTLHSAFVVSENVATTGSVEDCADNSVHLSQGDMKVTIPGWGSSAPEGLETLIPAVPSLSLQSPHWVADPAVCELAQRTLVVDSVLASDAQIFSSSLPGNQSNVTSLAFPPNTVVIEYTVAVQSTENILPALQHNSLPCLSDIIPVDALEQEPHVSSEPQPLSPDTTLLPETSTQSAPTEQSTSSTDSKLTHTASTGAVEAESDENGQENVQFSDCSKQENKVEEELPPLHPFCKNFMCNVCEQPFQSMKILSQHVGEHSEEWPYKCEFCVQLFESDTGLLEHRSSYHGIGKIYVCKACSKEFAFLCNLEQHQRDLHPGQESSHTEAVHGKLRPENHNNPKTDMADLGLPVTEIKQEPDNTALKVDNDSLDNTSEELFTTIKIMASGGVKTKGPDVRLGINQHYPSFKPPPFPYHNRTPSETTAASATNFTTHNIPQTFSTAIRCTKCGKSFDNMPELHKHILACANASDKKRYTPKKNPIPLKRFAKAQNGVLSPARIVNGKQNFSQKVSQPRKLNFHESPVRIKMSILNKKKSQLVQRGRPAGGRKAFAQDDLGLFACPHCRREFTYNASLKKHVAFSCPMRPASRNSKKRALSIVSAQENNGSLRRQIANMSAKPQVSDHEPKTITKNQIIKQNAAVDTTQDFRFKRSTILSTSVVQSSKKGKPMELKSGFMPQLASKQIVISSVAQVNSQEPGVRVNVLSRKMEQRVGDMKIQPRREERLSLRLRKRVGPITRSVQQASTTTTVLKQPDSHNIIMHPVVLQVKK; encoded by the exons ATGGTAATTTGTTGTCCTTGTGCTTCACGTGTAATATTTCATGTAACTATACAGGTGCATGATATCTCGCACATGCGCCTTGTCATCAGTGCAGTCTGCAGTAGCGAGCGTCCTGCGCGTGCCCACCAGACTCAAGCAGCGAGGCGTCACAACAAAGCTG TTATGGAAGAGGAGAGGCCTAGTATGCCATCAGAGGTTATTCTCCAGCACCCTGAGGTTCAAGATGCCCACGCTGATGATACTGCACTTCACAGCATCTCGGAGCCAGATGAGGAAGAGATAGAAAAGGGGATAGGAGGAGGAATAGGTGTGAAGATGGACAGCAAAGACAAACAGAACGGAAGACAGACTGTGTCCCAAAATCTAGCTAATCAAACCTGTCAGACAAGTGCAACTGAGTTGCCTTTAAATGACACTAAGACTGACCTTGAACCTGGTAGTAAACCCCAGCGTAAATTACCCTGCCCTCGCTGTGAGAGAAGGTTTGCGACTAGTCAAGGCCTGCAGCGTCACATACAAACACATGCCCTTTCAACCTGCCACACACAGCGTTTTAAATGCAGTCGCTGCAGAAGGAGTTTCAGTACATTGTTTAGTCATCGGAGGCATGAGAAAAGACATGAAAATAGAAACAGGAAGACGGTTGATCTCACAGATAACCCTTGCACTGCAAGTCAGAATGTGCATGGCAGTGCTGAACCTCTGAAAACAGCATCACAGAACCCAGAGCCAAACAAGTGCATTAATGCAGCTGATGGTGAACAAAAGGATGATAAAAACAGTGATGCCAAAGCCGCACATGTCTGCAAGTACTGCAAAAAAGCATTTAGGACTCATACTAGTTTAAGGAGACATCAGCGCAGGATCCATGAGCGCCATCTTCTTCCTAGAGCAGTTTATAAAAAGGTCAGTATTATTCAAGAACCTGAAGGACAGCCGCTTGTTGAGATGGCACAAGACAACCATACTGCTACCTCACAGTGTGTAGAAGACATTGATCAGGAAAGGGAGTACATGGTTGACATCTCCAGTAACATTTCAGAGAATCTCAGCTTTTACATAGATGGGAAAATTGTCTCCACAAGTGCTGTAGGTAACTGTGAGGTGATTGAGATGAACTCTGGTGGCTCTGCTGTGATCGGATTAAATGCTGTTCTAATCAGTCCAGCTCAGATTTCACAAGCTCTTAAATTAGAAACCATTACCAGTAGTTTTACCTCTGACTTGTCTGGGCAGTCTTCAACCAGACGCAGGACATCTACACCACCTTTACTcccacaaataaaaacagaattagagTCTGAATCCATCTTGAGTACCTCCTCATCTTCCTTGTCATGCTTGACACTGTCCTCTACGTCTGGAGCTCCGCTGGTCACTGCTCATTTACCTCAGTGCATTGAGACAGTTGcctttaatgaggaaaaaactgTCCATCTGTCTCCCAAACTCAAGCAGATCCTTCAGAATCAGGATGGCAGTAAACTGGCATTTGCATTGATTGCTGATGGCCAAAAACTGGGTCCTCCCTTATCCCTGACTGTTTTACCTGCAACAACAACTAGATATAAGAGAAGGACAACCTCCCCTCCGAGCTCACCACAGAAAACCCTTGATGTGAATATAGAAAAGCAAGATCAAGATTCTACAGAAGCAAAGAAGTCAAAGTTGGAGAGCCACAGGTTGGGCAATGAAGAACCTGAGCCTTTGAATTCACCTATAGATAGCTCTGATGGAGCTCCAATGCAGCAACAGGTATTGCCTTTGGACTGCTCTGTATCAAGAACAGGCGGAAACTCTTGCAATCAACAGCCACTGGACCTCTCAAATTCTGTGGTTAATCGAGAGAACAGCGAGGCTTTAGCAGAGTCCATCCTGGACTTAAGTATTAGTGGAAAGAGTTCAGACTGTGACTCAGCTGGAGTCTATCTCACACAGCCTGCTTTAAGGAAGAGTAAACCTAACTCTAGTATGCTTCAGAAGGTGCTAATGAATGAGTATGGTGGGGAAGATGTTCCTTCCGTTGAAGCTCCAGCTGCTGAAGGTGTCCTCAGTGTCCCTGACATAGCAAATCTTGCAGTTGTGGCAGTGTCTGATGCAGGTCCACCAAAACCCGAAAAGTTTTTGTTTGAGTTGGCTCTTCCTCCTGCTTCAATCAATCCAACCCCTTCACTGCTCGCTCCAGTCAGTATCCATCCAGTTACCCCAGTCCCACCACCTCAGTGTTCACCTTCTTCATCTCCAACCTTTGTGTCCTTTCTATCAACTCCCACAGTGGAACCCAGTCAGGACATTCAAACTCTTCATTCAGCCTTTGTGGTATCTGAAAATGTAGCTACCACAGGGTCTGTAGAAGACTGCGCGGATAATTCTGTACATCTTTCACAGGGTGATATGAAAGTGACAATCCCTGGCTGGGGGTCCTCTGCTCCTGAAGGTCTGGAAACCCTTATACCTGCAGTCCCTTCACTGAGTTTACAAAGCCCTCACTGGGTTGCTGATCCTGCTGTATGTGAACTAGCTCAAAGAACATTGGTTGTAGACTCTGTATTAGCTTCTGATGCACAGATATTTTCTTCATCTCTGCCTGGGAACCAGTCCAACGTCACGTCCTTGGCTTTTCCTCCAAACACTGTTGTTATTGAGTATACAGTTGCAGTGCAATCAACAGAAAATATTCTTCCAGCTCTCCAACATAATTCCCTTCCATGTCTCTCAGATATAATTCCTGTCGATGCATTAGAGCAAGAACCTCATGTCTCATCTGAGCCACAACCTCTCAGTCCTGACACCACCCTATTACCTGAAACCTCCACACAGTCAGCCCCAACAGAGCAGTCAACAAGCTCTACAGATAGTAAACTGACCCACACTGCTTCCACCGGTGCTGTTGAAGCCGAGAGCGATGAGAATGGACAGGAAAATGTACAGTTCTCTGATTGTTCTAAGCAGGAAAACAAAGTTGAAGAAGAGTTACCTCCCTTGCATCCTTTTTGCAAGAACTTCATGTGCAATGTTTGTGAACAGCCCTTCCAGTCCATGAAGATTCTTAGTCAACATGTTGGTGAGCACTCAGAAGAGTGGCCctataaatgtgaattttgtgtgcagtTGTTTGAAAGTGACACAGGTTTGCTGGAGCACCGTTCCAGTTATCATGGCATTGGTAAAATTTATGTTTGTAAAGCATGTTCTAAGGAATTTGCTTTTCTCTGCAACTTGGAACAGCATCAGCGAGATCTCCATCCTGGTCAAGAGAGCTCACACACCGAAGCAGTACATGGTAAGTTAAGGCCTGAAAACCATAACAATCCCAAAACCGACATGGCTGACCTAGGCCTTCCAGTCACAGAAATTAAGCAAGAACCTGACAACACAGCCTTAAAGGTCGACAATGATTCCCTGGACAACACTTCTGAGGAACTGTTCACAACAATTAAAATCATGGCATCTGGAGGGGTCAAAACAAAAGGTCCAGATGTACGATTAGGAATTAACCAACATTACCCAAGTTTCAAACCGCCTCCTTTTCCATACCACAATCGGACACCATCTGAAACTACGGCAGCATCGGCCACTAACTTCACCACCCATAACATCCCTCAGACCTTCAGCACAGCCATTCGTTGCACCAAATGTGGTAAGAGCTTTGACAACATGCCTGAACTGCACAAGCACATCTTAGCCTGTGCTAATGCAAGTGACAAGAAGCGATACACCCCTAAAAAGAACCCTATACCACTTAAGCGGTTTGCAAAAGCGCAAAATGGGGTGTTATCACCTGCACGGATTGTTAATGGTAAGCAAAATTTCTCGCAAAAGGTCAGCCAACCAAGAAAACTGAACTTTCATGAATCGCCAGTTAGGATAAAAATGAGTATTCTGAATAAGAAGAAATCTCAGCTGGTGCAAAGGGGCAGACCTGCTGGGGGAAGAAAGGCCTTTGCTCAGGATGACCTGGGCCTTTTTGCATGTCCTCATTGTAGGAGAGAGTTTACATACAATGCTAGTTTAAAGAAACACGTAGCTTTTAGCTGTCCCATGAGACCGGCCAGTAGAAACTCCAAAAAAAGAGCACTCAGCATTGTTTCAGCACAGGAGAACAACGGGAGCCTTCGCAGACAAATTGCAAACATGAGCGCAAAGCCACAAGTGTCAGACCATGagccaaaaacaataacaaagaatCAGATCATTAAGCAAAATGCAGCAGTTGATACCACTCAGGATTTTAGGTTTAAAAGATCTACCATTCTGTCAACATCTGTGGTTCAGTCTAGTAAAAAGGGCAAGCCTATGGAGCTAAAGAGTGGCTTTATGCCACAGCTGGCTTCAAAGCAGATAGTCATCTCATCTGTCGCTCAGGTTAACTCTCAGGAGCCAGGTGTTCGGGTAAATGTTTTAAGTAGAAAAATGGAGCAGAGAGTGGGTGACATGAAGATACAGCCCAGAAGAGAAGAGCGTTTGTCTCTGAGGTTGAGAAAGAGAGTAGGGCCTATTACTCGCAGTGTGCAGCAGGCCAGCACCACAACAACAGTCCTGAAACAGCCAGACAGTCACAACATCATCATGCACCCTGTTGTTCTCCAAGTCAAGAAATGA